From the genome of Salvelinus alpinus chromosome 19, SLU_Salpinus.1, whole genome shotgun sequence, one region includes:
- the LOC139545166 gene encoding prominin-2-like isoform X3, which yields MGPRLSHGGWLWVFMSLLGAADCTYHCLSSSSDTQPFLSLTQTQTWRVESDGGCLKPLYNFAKLFLESVQPNPFPEDIISTALKTEQLDIPQLVRYEAGYIVCLLLAVLYLLVMSVAGGVLAWGHFHSRKVELKNTQSSSLASLYHQDIGVAACLVLVNILLLTGVILAFTVNSRVSENMHPGLYHVETSARIIEDSLTSITQKMKVIMEQYSIPKAEISKEINDADDIVGATIISSFNTDVDEDLTDLSASIEDAIGTFENLQLYQTTRTDLQANQTTLQNGIQGLQSRVESLGKCHTCDVPNPSNLTTVANYYLIPSVDDKLNDMPPASSLAGLIEQGNLTFHDIPQKCSEQVAPTISALMSVLNETQEELLNTSHRFPSLESLIEAVSDCKTTVRRFADPVDYYDFVRAVVASSVFSWLFILLVYIVLFFGGNAHTLGCRSWSHGQLFGFLDQQNNIFSSLNNSSQGFNTSQSLNTSQRPNISQETNSETHQIQPSTSAIYHGCKSGQSLFHSMHMEQHFDLEDFLNASKYLDGFNETAQNMSVNLDGLKLLPDNGRQGLLSFKQCGIDSINYHELLLLLSTPVVKTDLGVFADELDKKAEVPANAGIKEDLKKEAETTRYLNTIVKQQQTNAAKMSQIVSALKTISTVYKANVDKTLESLTQTEVALHNQVPYIVGNVSQCIMEKGEQSLLRYLDWVRHAILYKVLDCHWLAVSMDNVYTAVCLNVVDPLNAFWLCLGWCCAFLVPGVIFSIYTARRLERIH from the exons ATGGGGCCGAGGCTCTCTCATGGCGGTTGGCTGTGGGTGTTCATGTCCCtactgggtgctgcagactgcaCTTACCACTGCCTCAGCAGCAGCAGTGACACACAACCTTTCCTCTCCTTGACCCAAACTCAGACTTGGCGGGTGGAAAGCGATGGTGGTTGCCTGAAGCCCCTGTATAACTTTGCCAAGCTTTTCCTTGAGTCAGTACAGCCAAATCCTTTCCCGGAAG ATATCATCTCTACAGCTTTAAAGACTGAACAACTAGATATTCCACAG CTGGTTCGGTATGAGGCTGGATACATAGTGTGTTTGCTCTTGGCTGTACTTTACCTGCTCGTGATGTCAGTTGCCGGTGGAGTTCTTGCTTGGGGGCATTTCCATAGCAGGAAGGTGGAGTTGAAGAACACTCAGTCATCATCATTAGCATCCCTCTACCATCAGGACATCGGCGTGGCAGCTTGTCTTGTTCTTGTCAACATTTTACTCCT GACAGGGGTGATCCTGGCTTTCACCGTGAACAGTCGAGTCAGTGAGAACATGCACCCAGGCCTGTATCATGTAGAGACCAGCGCCAGGATCATTGAAGACTCTCTAACTTCAATTACACAG AAAATGAAAGTCATTATGGAACAGTATTCCATTCCCAAAGCAGAAATCTCAAAGGAAATAAATG ATGCTGACGACATCGTTGGTGCAACAATCATCTCCTCTTTCAACACTGATGTTGATGAAGATCTCACAGACTTATCTGCCTCCATCGAAG ATGCTATTGGAACCTTTGAGAACCTGCAGCTGTATCAGACGACCAGGACAGACCTGCAGGCCAATCAAACGACCCTGCAGAACGGCATCCAGGGACTACAGAGCCGAGTGGAGAGTCTGGGGAAATGTCACACCTGTGACGTCCCCAACCCAAGCAACCTGACTACTGTTGCTAACTACTACCTG ATCCCCAGTGTGGATGACAAGCTGAATGATATGCCACCTGCATCCAGCCTCGCAGGCCTCATTGAACAG GGGAACCTAACCTTCCATGACATTCCACAAAAGTGCTCAGAGCAAGTGGCTCCCACAATATCAG CTCTCATGTCAGTGCTGAATGAAACCCAAGAAGAGTTGCTGAACACCAGCCATAGGTTCCCCTCGCTGGAGTCTCTCATTGAGGCTGTGTCTGACTGTAAAACCACTGTGAGACGCTTTGCAGACCCAGTAGATTACTACGACTTTGTCAG AGCTGTAGTAGCGAGCTCCGTGTTCTCCTGGCTTTTCATCCTCTTGGTCTATATTGTGTTGTTTTTCGGGGGGAATGCCCACACCCTGGGCTGCCGGAGCTGGAGCCATGGACAGCTCTTTGGG TTCTTAGACCAGCAGAATAATATTTTCAGCAGCCTAAACAACAGCAGTCAAGGCTTCAACACCAGTCAAAGCCTCAACACCAGTCAAAGACCCAATATCAGTCAAGAGACCAACTCTGAGACCCACCAAATTCAGCCCAGCACCTCAGCAATATACCA TGGCTGTAAGAGTGGACAGTCATTGTTCCACAGCATGCACATGGAGCAGCACTTTGATCTGGAGGACTTCCTCAATGCCAGCAAG TACTTGGATGGATTCAATGAGACTGCTCAGAACATGTCAGTCAACCTGGATGGCTTGAAATTGCTACCTGACAATGGCAGACAGGGCCTGCTGAGCTTTAAACAGTGTGGGATAGACAGCATCAACTACCATGAGCTATTACTGCTG CTAAGCACACCAGTTGTGAAGACAGACCTTGGAGTATTTGCCGATGAACTGGATAAGAAGGCAGAAGTTCCT GCAAATGCTGGAATTAAGGAAGATTTGAAAAAAGAGGCAGAAACAACCAGATATCTGAACACCATCGTTAAGCAACAGCAGACAAATGCA GCAAAGATGAGCCAAATTGTGAGTGCCTTGAAGACTATCAGCACAGTCTACAAG GCTAATGTAGACAAAACTCTGGAAAGTTTGACCCAGACAGAAGTGGCACTCCATAACCAGGTTCCTTACATTGTGGGAAAT GTGTCTCAGTGTATCATGGAGAAAGGAGAACAATCCCTGCTTCGGTACCTAGATTGGGTCCGTCATGCG ATCTTATATAAGGTCCTGGATTGCCATTGGCTTGCTGTGTCAATGGACAATGTGTATACAGCAGTCTGTCTCAATGTGGTTGATCCATTG AATGCATTCTGGCTGTGTCTGGGATGGTGTTGTGCATTCCTGGTCCCTGGAGTGATCTTCAGCATCTATACAGCCAGGCGATTAG
- the LOC139545165 gene encoding transmembrane protein 150A-like — translation MTAWIVLPVSLSAFSITGIWIVYAMAVMNHHVCPVENWSYNVTCTEEMARPGFPKTCCTIQDIPLISKCGSFPPESCLFSLIGNVGGFMVVMVCLLRYAQVIEHSHGCWINTNALLSGCTNAVGLVMVGNFQVDHAKSLHYVGAGVAFPAGLLFVCLQCVLTYRMAITALDYWMAHVRVALAAGALVSLVLSGIFFIHESFVLQHAAAICEWVFTVDILVFYGTFTYEFGTVTNDTMMVGLQQTHHHSGVMMGGTAGAMSLGMGAKGLKSPGGSSTSTHLNCTPESIAML, via the exons ATGACTGCCTGGATCGTCTTGCCTGTCAGCCTCTCTGCCTTCTCCATCACAGGAATATGGATAGT CTACGCCATGGCTGTGATGAATCATCACGTTTGTCCTGTGGAGAACTG GTCCTACAATGTGACATGTACAGAGGAGATGGCCAGGCCAGGCTTCCctaagacgtgctgcaccatacAGGACATCCCTCTCATCAG TAAATGTGGCTCCTTCCCCCCTGAGAGCTGTCTGTTCAGTCTGATCGGGAACGTCGGAGGCTTCATGG TGGTGATGGTGTGCCTTCTGCGCTATGCCCAGGTGATTGAGCACAGCCACGGTTGCTGGATTAACACCAACGCCCTGTTGTCTGGCTGCACCAACGCTGTAGGACTGGTCATGGTGGGAAACTTCCAG GTTGACCATGCCAAGTCTCTGCACTACGTTGGCGCGGGCGTGGCATTCCCTGCGGGTCTGCTCTTCGTGTGCCTGCAGTGTGTTCTCACCTACCGGATGGCCATCACCGCCCTTGACTACTGGATGGCACATGTCCGTGTGGCGCTGGCCGCAGGAGCCCTGGTCTCACTTGTCCTTA GTGGTATCTTCTTCATCCACGAGAGCTTTGTTCTCCAGCATGCAGCAGCCATCTGCGAGTGGGTCTTCACCGTGGACATCCTTGTCTTCTACGGCACCTTCACCTACGAGTTTGGCACGGTCACCAACGACACCATGATGGTCGGCCTGCAGCAGACCCACCACCACTCAGGGGTCATGATGGGCGGCACGGCCGGGGCCATGTCGCTGGGCATGGGAGCCAAGGGCCTAAAGTCCCCTGGAGGAAGCAGCACATCCACCCATCTCAACTGCACCCCAGAGAGCATAGCCATGTTGTAG
- the LOC139545166 gene encoding prominin-2-like isoform X2: MGPRLSHGGWLWVFMSLLGAADCTYHCLSSSSDTQPFLSLTQTQTWRVESDGGCLKPLYNFAKLFLESVQPNPFPEDIISTALKTEQLDIPQLVRYEAGYIVCLLLAVLYLLVMSVAGGVLAWGHFHSRKVELKNTQSSSLASLYHQDIGVAACLVLVNILLLTGVILAFTVNSRVSENMHPGLYHVETSARIIEDSLTSITQKMKVIMEQYSIPKAEISKEINDADDIVGATIISSFNTDVDEDLTDLSASIEDAIGTFENLQLYQTTRTDLQANQTTLQNGIQGLQSRVESLGKCHTCDVPNPSNLTTVANYYLIPSVDDKLNDMPPASSLAGLIEQGNLTFHDIPQKCSEQVAPTISALMSVLNETQEELLNTSHRFPSLESLIEAVSDCKTTVRRFADPVDYYDFVRWAVSLTLCMVMLVIVVLMVAALSLGLPVFFYPTIYSTYQDARLEHKAIGLYRALQIQSCPLLTWTCFLLTFLDQQNNIFSSLNNSSQGFNTSQSLNTSQRPNISQETNSETHQIQPSTSAIYHGCKSGQSLFHSMHMEQHFDLEDFLNASKYLDGFNETAQNMSVNLDGLKLLPDNGRQGLLSFKQCGIDSINYHELLLLLSTPVVKTDLGVFADELDKKAEVPANAGIKEDLKKEAETTRYLNTIVKQQQTNAAKMSQIVSALKTISTVYKANVDKTLESLTQTEVALHNQVPYIVGNVSQCIMEKGEQSLLRYLDWVRHAILYKVLDCHWLAVSMDNVYTAVCLNVVDPLNAFWLCLGWCCAFLVPGVIFSIYTARRLERIH, encoded by the exons ATGGGGCCGAGGCTCTCTCATGGCGGTTGGCTGTGGGTGTTCATGTCCCtactgggtgctgcagactgcaCTTACCACTGCCTCAGCAGCAGCAGTGACACACAACCTTTCCTCTCCTTGACCCAAACTCAGACTTGGCGGGTGGAAAGCGATGGTGGTTGCCTGAAGCCCCTGTATAACTTTGCCAAGCTTTTCCTTGAGTCAGTACAGCCAAATCCTTTCCCGGAAG ATATCATCTCTACAGCTTTAAAGACTGAACAACTAGATATTCCACAG CTGGTTCGGTATGAGGCTGGATACATAGTGTGTTTGCTCTTGGCTGTACTTTACCTGCTCGTGATGTCAGTTGCCGGTGGAGTTCTTGCTTGGGGGCATTTCCATAGCAGGAAGGTGGAGTTGAAGAACACTCAGTCATCATCATTAGCATCCCTCTACCATCAGGACATCGGCGTGGCAGCTTGTCTTGTTCTTGTCAACATTTTACTCCT GACAGGGGTGATCCTGGCTTTCACCGTGAACAGTCGAGTCAGTGAGAACATGCACCCAGGCCTGTATCATGTAGAGACCAGCGCCAGGATCATTGAAGACTCTCTAACTTCAATTACACAG AAAATGAAAGTCATTATGGAACAGTATTCCATTCCCAAAGCAGAAATCTCAAAGGAAATAAATG ATGCTGACGACATCGTTGGTGCAACAATCATCTCCTCTTTCAACACTGATGTTGATGAAGATCTCACAGACTTATCTGCCTCCATCGAAG ATGCTATTGGAACCTTTGAGAACCTGCAGCTGTATCAGACGACCAGGACAGACCTGCAGGCCAATCAAACGACCCTGCAGAACGGCATCCAGGGACTACAGAGCCGAGTGGAGAGTCTGGGGAAATGTCACACCTGTGACGTCCCCAACCCAAGCAACCTGACTACTGTTGCTAACTACTACCTG ATCCCCAGTGTGGATGACAAGCTGAATGATATGCCACCTGCATCCAGCCTCGCAGGCCTCATTGAACAG GGGAACCTAACCTTCCATGACATTCCACAAAAGTGCTCAGAGCAAGTGGCTCCCACAATATCAG CTCTCATGTCAGTGCTGAATGAAACCCAAGAAGAGTTGCTGAACACCAGCCATAGGTTCCCCTCGCTGGAGTCTCTCATTGAGGCTGTGTCTGACTGTAAAACCACTGTGAGACGCTTTGCAGACCCAGTAGATTACTACGACTTTGTCAG GTGGGCAGTGTCATTGACACTCTGCATGGTGATGCTGGTCATAGTGGTTCTGATggtggctgctctctctctgggaCTGCCTGTGTTCTTCTACCCTACAATTTACTCCACATACCAAGATGCTCGACTGGAACACAAAGCAATTGGCCTGTATAGAGC GTTACAGATCCAATCCTGTCCTCTTCTGACATGGACCTGTTTTCTCCTGACG TTCTTAGACCAGCAGAATAATATTTTCAGCAGCCTAAACAACAGCAGTCAAGGCTTCAACACCAGTCAAAGCCTCAACACCAGTCAAAGACCCAATATCAGTCAAGAGACCAACTCTGAGACCCACCAAATTCAGCCCAGCACCTCAGCAATATACCA TGGCTGTAAGAGTGGACAGTCATTGTTCCACAGCATGCACATGGAGCAGCACTTTGATCTGGAGGACTTCCTCAATGCCAGCAAG TACTTGGATGGATTCAATGAGACTGCTCAGAACATGTCAGTCAACCTGGATGGCTTGAAATTGCTACCTGACAATGGCAGACAGGGCCTGCTGAGCTTTAAACAGTGTGGGATAGACAGCATCAACTACCATGAGCTATTACTGCTG CTAAGCACACCAGTTGTGAAGACAGACCTTGGAGTATTTGCCGATGAACTGGATAAGAAGGCAGAAGTTCCT GCAAATGCTGGAATTAAGGAAGATTTGAAAAAAGAGGCAGAAACAACCAGATATCTGAACACCATCGTTAAGCAACAGCAGACAAATGCA GCAAAGATGAGCCAAATTGTGAGTGCCTTGAAGACTATCAGCACAGTCTACAAG GCTAATGTAGACAAAACTCTGGAAAGTTTGACCCAGACAGAAGTGGCACTCCATAACCAGGTTCCTTACATTGTGGGAAAT GTGTCTCAGTGTATCATGGAGAAAGGAGAACAATCCCTGCTTCGGTACCTAGATTGGGTCCGTCATGCG ATCTTATATAAGGTCCTGGATTGCCATTGGCTTGCTGTGTCAATGGACAATGTGTATACAGCAGTCTGTCTCAATGTGGTTGATCCATTG AATGCATTCTGGCTGTGTCTGGGATGGTGTTGTGCATTCCTGGTCCCTGGAGTGATCTTCAGCATCTATACAGCCAGGCGATTAG
- the LOC139545166 gene encoding prominin-2-like isoform X1: MGPRLSHGGWLWVFMSLLGAADCTYHCLSSSSDTQPFLSLTQTQTWRVESDGGCLKPLYNFAKLFLESVQPNPFPEDIISTALKTEQLDIPQLVRYEAGYIVCLLLAVLYLLVMSVAGGVLAWGHFHSRKVELKNTQSSSLASLYHQDIGVAACLVLVNILLLTGVILAFTVNSRVSENMHPGLYHVETSARIIEDSLTSITQKMKVIMEQYSIPKAEISKEINDADDIVGATIISSFNTDVDEDLTDLSASIEDAIGTFENLQLYQTTRTDLQANQTTLQNGIQGLQSRVESLGKCHTCDVPNPSNLTTVANYYLIPSVDDKLNDMPPASSLAGLIEQGNLTFHDIPQKCSEQVAPTISALMSVLNETQEELLNTSHRFPSLESLIEAVSDCKTTVRRFADPVDYYDFVRWAVSLTLCMVMLVIVVLMVAALSLGLPVFFYPTIYSTYQDARLEHKAIGLYRAAVVASSVFSWLFILLVYIVLFFGGNAHTLGCRSWSHGQLFGFLDQQNNIFSSLNNSSQGFNTSQSLNTSQRPNISQETNSETHQIQPSTSAIYHGCKSGQSLFHSMHMEQHFDLEDFLNASKYLDGFNETAQNMSVNLDGLKLLPDNGRQGLLSFKQCGIDSINYHELLLLLSTPVVKTDLGVFADELDKKAEVPANAGIKEDLKKEAETTRYLNTIVKQQQTNAAKMSQIVSALKTISTVYKANVDKTLESLTQTEVALHNQVPYIVGNVSQCIMEKGEQSLLRYLDWVRHAILYKVLDCHWLAVSMDNVYTAVCLNVVDPLNAFWLCLGWCCAFLVPGVIFSIYTARRLERIH, from the exons ATGGGGCCGAGGCTCTCTCATGGCGGTTGGCTGTGGGTGTTCATGTCCCtactgggtgctgcagactgcaCTTACCACTGCCTCAGCAGCAGCAGTGACACACAACCTTTCCTCTCCTTGACCCAAACTCAGACTTGGCGGGTGGAAAGCGATGGTGGTTGCCTGAAGCCCCTGTATAACTTTGCCAAGCTTTTCCTTGAGTCAGTACAGCCAAATCCTTTCCCGGAAG ATATCATCTCTACAGCTTTAAAGACTGAACAACTAGATATTCCACAG CTGGTTCGGTATGAGGCTGGATACATAGTGTGTTTGCTCTTGGCTGTACTTTACCTGCTCGTGATGTCAGTTGCCGGTGGAGTTCTTGCTTGGGGGCATTTCCATAGCAGGAAGGTGGAGTTGAAGAACACTCAGTCATCATCATTAGCATCCCTCTACCATCAGGACATCGGCGTGGCAGCTTGTCTTGTTCTTGTCAACATTTTACTCCT GACAGGGGTGATCCTGGCTTTCACCGTGAACAGTCGAGTCAGTGAGAACATGCACCCAGGCCTGTATCATGTAGAGACCAGCGCCAGGATCATTGAAGACTCTCTAACTTCAATTACACAG AAAATGAAAGTCATTATGGAACAGTATTCCATTCCCAAAGCAGAAATCTCAAAGGAAATAAATG ATGCTGACGACATCGTTGGTGCAACAATCATCTCCTCTTTCAACACTGATGTTGATGAAGATCTCACAGACTTATCTGCCTCCATCGAAG ATGCTATTGGAACCTTTGAGAACCTGCAGCTGTATCAGACGACCAGGACAGACCTGCAGGCCAATCAAACGACCCTGCAGAACGGCATCCAGGGACTACAGAGCCGAGTGGAGAGTCTGGGGAAATGTCACACCTGTGACGTCCCCAACCCAAGCAACCTGACTACTGTTGCTAACTACTACCTG ATCCCCAGTGTGGATGACAAGCTGAATGATATGCCACCTGCATCCAGCCTCGCAGGCCTCATTGAACAG GGGAACCTAACCTTCCATGACATTCCACAAAAGTGCTCAGAGCAAGTGGCTCCCACAATATCAG CTCTCATGTCAGTGCTGAATGAAACCCAAGAAGAGTTGCTGAACACCAGCCATAGGTTCCCCTCGCTGGAGTCTCTCATTGAGGCTGTGTCTGACTGTAAAACCACTGTGAGACGCTTTGCAGACCCAGTAGATTACTACGACTTTGTCAG GTGGGCAGTGTCATTGACACTCTGCATGGTGATGCTGGTCATAGTGGTTCTGATggtggctgctctctctctgggaCTGCCTGTGTTCTTCTACCCTACAATTTACTCCACATACCAAGATGCTCGACTGGAACACAAAGCAATTGGCCTGTATAGAGC AGCTGTAGTAGCGAGCTCCGTGTTCTCCTGGCTTTTCATCCTCTTGGTCTATATTGTGTTGTTTTTCGGGGGGAATGCCCACACCCTGGGCTGCCGGAGCTGGAGCCATGGACAGCTCTTTGGG TTCTTAGACCAGCAGAATAATATTTTCAGCAGCCTAAACAACAGCAGTCAAGGCTTCAACACCAGTCAAAGCCTCAACACCAGTCAAAGACCCAATATCAGTCAAGAGACCAACTCTGAGACCCACCAAATTCAGCCCAGCACCTCAGCAATATACCA TGGCTGTAAGAGTGGACAGTCATTGTTCCACAGCATGCACATGGAGCAGCACTTTGATCTGGAGGACTTCCTCAATGCCAGCAAG TACTTGGATGGATTCAATGAGACTGCTCAGAACATGTCAGTCAACCTGGATGGCTTGAAATTGCTACCTGACAATGGCAGACAGGGCCTGCTGAGCTTTAAACAGTGTGGGATAGACAGCATCAACTACCATGAGCTATTACTGCTG CTAAGCACACCAGTTGTGAAGACAGACCTTGGAGTATTTGCCGATGAACTGGATAAGAAGGCAGAAGTTCCT GCAAATGCTGGAATTAAGGAAGATTTGAAAAAAGAGGCAGAAACAACCAGATATCTGAACACCATCGTTAAGCAACAGCAGACAAATGCA GCAAAGATGAGCCAAATTGTGAGTGCCTTGAAGACTATCAGCACAGTCTACAAG GCTAATGTAGACAAAACTCTGGAAAGTTTGACCCAGACAGAAGTGGCACTCCATAACCAGGTTCCTTACATTGTGGGAAAT GTGTCTCAGTGTATCATGGAGAAAGGAGAACAATCCCTGCTTCGGTACCTAGATTGGGTCCGTCATGCG ATCTTATATAAGGTCCTGGATTGCCATTGGCTTGCTGTGTCAATGGACAATGTGTATACAGCAGTCTGTCTCAATGTGGTTGATCCATTG AATGCATTCTGGCTGTGTCTGGGATGGTGTTGTGCATTCCTGGTCCCTGGAGTGATCTTCAGCATCTATACAGCCAGGCGATTAG